In Sphingomonas sp. KC8, the sequence CAGGATCGTCATCGAAACATAAGCGGGCCGGTACAGGCCGAGTTCGAGGCTGATAATGATCGAAAATCAGAAATTCCGTCCAGCCCAGGTAATCGGTCCGCTCGGCGAACCTTTGACCCTCGATACATTGCCGCCGCCGTCCACCACGCGTTGGGTTGTGCGGCGCAAGGCGGAAGTTGTGGCTGCGGTGAATGGCGGCCTGCTCAGCGTCGATGAAGTGTGCGAACGATATGGCCTGACCGTGGAAGAATTTGCCGGATGGCAGCGCGCGGTCGATCGATCGGGCATGCCGGGCCTGCGCGTCACCCGCATCCAGCATTATAAGTCGCTTTACGAACGCCAGCAGAAATACTGAGTCCATCCGATCGCCGGTGTGGTCCTTTCAGGGCGGCACCGAGTGGCGAAGCCCGTCGGCCCCCACGCCGGCGGGCTTTTTCTATGCGGAATTTATGGGAACAAAGATCGTTAGCCGCGCGTATCAACAGCGGAAGGCCGCTTGTCCGGACTGTTCCGGGCTGGACGGCATGCGGGAACGGAGAGCAAGATGAACTTCATTCTGTGGCTGATCATCGGCGGCATCATCGGTTGGCTTGCCAGCATCGTCATGCGCACCGATGCGCAACAAGGCATCGTCCTGAACATTGTCGTCGGCATCGTT encodes:
- the sciP gene encoding CtrA inhibitor SciP, which gives rise to MIENQKFRPAQVIGPLGEPLTLDTLPPPSTTRWVVRRKAEVVAAVNGGLLSVDEVCERYGLTVEEFAGWQRAVDRSGMPGLRVTRIQHYKSLYERQQKY